The following proteins are encoded in a genomic region of Lactiplantibacillus plantarum:
- the murA gene encoding UDP-N-acetylglucosamine 1-carboxyvinyltransferase yields the protein MEEIVVHGGQRLTGNVHIEGAKNAVLPILAASLLASSGQTHLSNVPVLSDVFTMNNVLKFLNTKIDFDEINKTIDIDASRQLSSEAPFQYVSKMRASIVVMGPLLARLGHAKVAMPGGCAIGSRPIDLHLKGLNALGAEIERHDGYVEATANQLHGAAIYLDFPSVGATQNIMMAATLADGITTMENVAREPEIVDLANYLNQMGAKVTGAGTETIRIEGVKAMHGCDHSIVQDRIEAGTFMVAAAVTQGNVLVEDAIAEHNKPLISKMREMGVTVTEEPAGIRVIGPEILKPTSVKTMPHPGFPTDMQPQMTILQLCAQGTSLLTETVFENRFMHLDELRRMNADFKVEGRSVIMYGPTDFNGAQVTATDLRAAAALVIAGLVSRGYTEVTNLKYLDRGYFNFHGKLAKLGAEIKRVDVPDGTVYALNPDFANEAAE from the coding sequence ATGGAGGAAATTGTAGTTCATGGCGGTCAACGTTTGACAGGAAATGTCCATATTGAGGGCGCTAAAAATGCCGTGTTACCAATCTTAGCCGCAAGCTTGTTGGCTAGTTCTGGTCAGACACATTTATCAAATGTACCAGTGTTATCAGACGTTTTTACAATGAACAACGTCTTGAAATTTTTGAATACTAAAATTGATTTTGATGAAATTAATAAAACAATTGATATTGACGCTAGTCGTCAATTATCATCCGAAGCACCATTTCAATACGTATCCAAAATGCGTGCTTCAATCGTGGTCATGGGACCACTATTAGCACGATTAGGCCATGCGAAAGTCGCGATGCCAGGTGGCTGTGCGATTGGTTCACGACCAATCGATTTACACTTAAAGGGACTGAACGCGCTTGGTGCTGAAATCGAACGCCACGATGGCTATGTTGAAGCAACCGCGAACCAGTTACACGGAGCGGCCATTTACTTAGATTTTCCAAGTGTTGGGGCAACGCAGAACATAATGATGGCGGCAACACTTGCAGATGGCATCACGACGATGGAAAACGTCGCTCGTGAACCTGAAATTGTGGACCTAGCGAACTATTTGAATCAGATGGGCGCTAAGGTTACCGGGGCCGGTACTGAAACGATCCGCATTGAAGGGGTTAAAGCGATGCATGGCTGTGACCATAGTATCGTTCAGGATCGGATTGAAGCTGGGACATTCATGGTCGCTGCTGCGGTGACTCAGGGAAACGTCTTGGTTGAGGATGCTATTGCCGAACATAATAAGCCATTGATCTCGAAGATGCGTGAGATGGGCGTCACAGTAACGGAAGAACCGGCTGGTATTCGGGTCATTGGTCCAGAAATCTTGAAGCCAACCTCCGTTAAGACGATGCCCCATCCGGGTTTCCCAACGGATATGCAACCACAAATGACAATTTTGCAGTTGTGTGCGCAGGGCACTAGTTTATTAACTGAAACGGTTTTTGAGAATCGCTTCATGCATCTTGATGAGTTACGGCGAATGAACGCCGACTTCAAAGTTGAAGGGCGCTCCGTCATTATGTATGGTCCCACTGACTTTAACGGGGCCCAGGTCACTGCGACGGATCTTCGGGCAGCTGCAGCGTTAGTAATCGCTGGACTGGTCAGTCGGGGTTACACTGAAGTGACTAATTTGAAGTATCTTGATCGGGGCTACTTTAACTTCCATGGTAAGCTGGCTAAATTAGGTGCTGAGATTAAACGAGTTGATGTTCCCGATGGCACCGTTTATGCGTTGAATCCTGATTTTGCGAACGAAGCTGCGGAATAA
- a CDS encoding F0F1 ATP synthase subunit epsilon — MADNAKSLTVSIVTPDGQVYENKTPMLIVRTIDGELGILPNHIPVIASLAIDEVRIKQLESDQEDDEIAVNGGFVEFSNNTATIVADSAERQNDIDVARAENARKRAETRIQNAQQKHDDAELARAQVALRRAMNRLNVARH, encoded by the coding sequence ATGGCTGACAATGCAAAATCATTAACCGTTAGCATCGTAACTCCAGACGGTCAGGTCTATGAGAATAAGACGCCAATGTTGATCGTGCGAACGATTGACGGCGAACTCGGAATTTTGCCGAACCATATTCCTGTGATTGCATCGCTTGCAATCGATGAGGTTCGGATCAAGCAACTTGAAAGTGATCAGGAAGATGACGAAATTGCCGTTAATGGTGGTTTTGTTGAGTTCAGTAATAATACGGCAACGATTGTTGCCGATAGTGCTGAACGTCAGAATGACATTGACGTTGCTCGAGCTGAAAATGCACGGAAACGCGCTGAAACACGGATTCAAAATGCCCAACAAAAGCACGATGATGCTGAGTTGGCGCGGGCCCAAGTCGCTTTGCGGCGTGCCATGAACCGTTTGAATGTTGCTCGGCATTAA
- the atpD gene encoding F0F1 ATP synthase subunit beta, producing the protein MSTGKVVQVIGPVVDVEFSLNDKLPDINNALIIQKDNDDTLTVEVSLELGDGVVRTVAMDGTDGLRRGMTVEDTGSSITVPVGKETLGRVFNVLGETIDGGPEFGPDAERNPIHRDAPKYDELTTSTEVLETGIKVIDLLAPYVRGGKIGLFGGAGVGKTVLIQELIHNIAQEHNGISVFTGVGERTREGNDLYFEMKASGVLKNTAMVYGQMNEPPGARMRVALTGLTIAEYFRDVQGQDVLLFIDNIFRFTQAGSEVSALLGRIPSAVGYQPTLATEMGQLQERITSTKKGSVTSIQAVYVPADDYTDPAPATTFAHLDATTNLERSLTEQGIYPAVDPLASSSIALDPSIVGEEHYQVATEVQRVLQRYRELQDIISILGMDELSDEEKTTVARARRIQFFLSQNFFVAENFTGQPGSYVPINDTIKGFKEILEGKYDDLPEDAFRQVGKIDDVVEKAKSMVTD; encoded by the coding sequence ATGAGTACAGGTAAAGTTGTACAAGTTATTGGACCCGTTGTTGACGTTGAATTCTCTCTAAACGATAAGTTACCCGATATTAATAACGCCTTGATCATTCAGAAGGACAACGATGACACTTTAACGGTGGAAGTATCGTTGGAATTAGGTGATGGGGTTGTTCGGACCGTCGCGATGGATGGTACGGATGGCTTGCGCCGGGGAATGACAGTTGAAGACACTGGTTCTTCAATTACTGTTCCCGTTGGTAAAGAGACGTTAGGCCGGGTCTTCAACGTTTTAGGGGAAACCATTGATGGTGGTCCAGAATTCGGTCCAGACGCAGAACGTAACCCGATTCATCGGGATGCGCCTAAATATGATGAATTAACGACCAGTACTGAAGTATTGGAAACTGGAATTAAAGTTATTGACCTCTTAGCACCTTATGTTCGTGGTGGTAAGATTGGGTTGTTCGGTGGTGCCGGTGTTGGTAAAACTGTTTTAATCCAGGAATTAATTCATAACATTGCCCAAGAACATAACGGGATTTCCGTGTTTACCGGTGTTGGTGAACGGACGCGTGAAGGGAATGACCTTTACTTCGAAATGAAGGCTTCCGGCGTTTTGAAGAATACCGCCATGGTTTATGGTCAAATGAACGAACCACCTGGTGCCCGGATGCGGGTGGCCTTGACCGGTTTGACGATTGCGGAATACTTCCGTGATGTTCAAGGTCAAGACGTGTTGTTATTCATCGACAATATCTTCCGGTTCACGCAAGCTGGTTCTGAAGTTTCCGCCTTACTTGGTCGGATTCCTTCAGCCGTTGGTTACCAACCAACCTTAGCCACTGAAATGGGTCAATTACAAGAACGGATCACTTCTACCAAGAAGGGGTCAGTTACTTCGATTCAAGCCGTTTATGTACCTGCCGATGATTATACCGACCCGGCACCTGCAACGACTTTCGCCCATTTGGATGCGACGACCAACTTGGAACGTTCTTTGACGGAACAAGGGATCTACCCAGCCGTTGACCCATTAGCTTCTTCTTCAATCGCTCTGGACCCATCAATCGTGGGCGAAGAACATTATCAAGTTGCAACGGAAGTTCAACGGGTCTTGCAACGTTATCGTGAATTGCAAGATATTATCTCGATTTTAGGGATGGATGAATTATCTGACGAAGAAAAGACAACTGTTGCGCGTGCACGGCGGATTCAATTCTTCTTGTCACAAAACTTCTTCGTTGCCGAAAACTTTACGGGCCAACCTGGTTCGTATGTGCCAATCAACGATACCATCAAGGGCTTCAAAGAAATTCTTGAAGGTAAATATGATGACCTACCAGAAGACGCATTCCGTCAAGTTGGTAAGATCGACGACGTGGTCGAAAAAGCGAAATCGATGGTAACTGATTAG
- a CDS encoding F0F1 ATP synthase subunit gamma has translation MAESLMDVKRRIDSTKKTHQITSAMQMVSTSKLNQIQKHTSTYQVYASKVESIVSHLAKAHLMSASAGVANSNSNTISVSELLAQRPVKKTGLLVITSDRGLVGSYNSNVLKQTNDFMRTHKVDADNAVVLAVGGTGADFYKKNGLNVAYEYRGVSDVPTFKEVREIVKTVTSMYHNEVFDELYVFYNHFINRLSSGFRAVKMLPISEETFEQSESDNRKAKDSRVDVGPEYEMEPSEEAILSAVLPQYAESLVYGAILDAKTAEHASSSTAMKAASDNAGDLIDKLNLKYNRARQAAITTEITEITGGLVAQE, from the coding sequence ATGGCAGAATCATTAATGGATGTCAAGCGCCGAATTGACTCAACAAAGAAGACTCATCAAATTACGTCGGCAATGCAAATGGTCTCAACTTCAAAATTGAACCAGATTCAAAAGCATACCAGCACGTATCAGGTGTACGCTTCTAAAGTTGAAAGCATCGTTTCACATCTTGCCAAAGCTCATCTGATGTCAGCAAGTGCCGGTGTTGCTAACAGTAATTCGAATACGATTTCAGTTAGTGAATTGCTCGCGCAACGCCCCGTTAAAAAGACTGGTTTATTGGTGATCACTTCGGACCGTGGCCTCGTTGGTAGTTACAACAGTAACGTGTTGAAACAGACTAACGATTTCATGCGGACGCACAAGGTTGATGCCGATAACGCAGTCGTTTTGGCGGTTGGTGGCACTGGTGCGGATTTCTATAAAAAGAACGGGTTAAACGTGGCTTATGAGTACCGCGGCGTCTCTGATGTCCCAACTTTTAAAGAGGTTCGTGAAATCGTTAAGACAGTCACATCAATGTACCACAACGAAGTCTTTGATGAACTTTACGTCTTCTACAACCACTTTATTAATCGGCTCTCTTCTGGTTTTCGGGCCGTTAAGATGTTACCGATCTCCGAAGAGACCTTTGAACAAAGTGAGTCAGATAATCGTAAAGCCAAGGATAGCCGGGTAGATGTCGGTCCCGAGTATGAAATGGAACCGTCAGAAGAAGCCATTTTGTCGGCCGTGTTGCCACAATATGCTGAAAGCTTGGTTTATGGTGCAATCTTGGATGCCAAGACTGCTGAACATGCTTCGTCGTCAACCGCGATGAAGGCTGCATCAGATAACGCTGGCGATTTAATCGATAAATTAAATCTGAAATATAACCGTGCGCGTCAAGCTGCTATTACCACTGAAATCACTGAAATCACTGGTGGTTTGGTTGCGCAAGAATAA
- the atpA gene encoding F0F1 ATP synthase subunit alpha, translating to MSIKSEEISALIKQQLESYQTELSVAETGTVTYVGDGIARAHGLDNALQGELLEFSNGVYGMVQNLESNDVGIVVLGDFDGIREGDTVKRTGRIMEVPVGDAMIGRVVNPLGQPVDGLGEIKTTNTRPIEHKAPGIMQRQSVSEPLQTGIKAIDALVPIGRGQRELIIGDRKTGKTSVAIDAILNQKDQDMICVYVAIGQKDSTVRAQVETLKKLGAMDYTIVVTAGPAEPAPLLYLAPYAGAAMGEEFMMNGKHVLIVYDDLSKQATAYRELSLILRRPPGREAYPGDVFYLHSRLLERAAKLSDELGGGSMTALPIIETQAGDISAYIPTNVISITDGQIFLDSDSFYSGVRPAIDAGASVSRVGGDAQIKAMKSVAGTLRLDLASYRELESFSQFGSDLDAATQAKLNRGQRIVEVLKQPVHSPLKVEEQVMILYALTNGYLDKVAVDDIARYQSELFEFIHASHQDLFDTILATKKLPEADKMNGALDAFAEQFQPTAAAAK from the coding sequence ATGAGCATTAAATCTGAAGAAATCAGTGCTCTAATCAAACAACAATTAGAAAGTTATCAAACTGAGCTCTCAGTTGCTGAAACCGGTACTGTCACCTACGTTGGTGATGGGATCGCCCGTGCTCACGGACTCGACAACGCCTTACAAGGTGAATTACTCGAATTCAGTAACGGAGTTTACGGGATGGTACAAAACCTCGAAAGCAACGATGTTGGTATCGTTGTTTTAGGGGATTTTGATGGTATTCGTGAAGGCGATACTGTTAAGCGGACTGGCCGCATCATGGAAGTTCCAGTCGGTGACGCCATGATTGGCCGGGTCGTTAACCCATTAGGTCAACCAGTTGACGGTTTAGGTGAGATTAAGACCACGAATACGCGGCCAATCGAACATAAAGCTCCTGGTATTATGCAACGGCAATCAGTTAGCGAACCACTTCAAACTGGGATCAAGGCCATTGATGCCTTAGTTCCAATTGGTCGGGGCCAACGTGAATTGATTATCGGTGACCGTAAGACTGGGAAGACGTCCGTTGCCATTGATGCCATTTTGAACCAAAAGGACCAAGACATGATTTGTGTCTACGTTGCAATCGGTCAAAAGGACTCAACTGTACGGGCCCAAGTTGAAACGTTGAAGAAGTTAGGTGCGATGGACTACACAATAGTTGTAACTGCCGGACCTGCTGAACCAGCGCCATTACTGTACTTAGCTCCTTATGCTGGGGCAGCGATGGGTGAAGAATTTATGATGAACGGCAAGCACGTTTTGATCGTCTATGATGACCTTTCAAAGCAAGCAACGGCTTACCGTGAACTTTCCTTGATCCTCCGTCGTCCTCCAGGTCGTGAAGCTTATCCTGGGGATGTCTTCTACTTGCACTCACGGTTACTCGAACGGGCTGCCAAGTTGAGCGATGAATTGGGTGGCGGTTCAATGACGGCCTTACCAATTATCGAAACGCAAGCTGGGGATATTTCGGCTTATATTCCAACTAACGTTATTTCAATCACCGATGGGCAAATCTTCTTGGATAGTGATTCATTCTATTCAGGTGTGCGGCCAGCGATTGATGCCGGGGCCTCTGTTTCCCGGGTTGGTGGGGATGCGCAAATTAAAGCGATGAAGTCCGTTGCCGGGACCTTGCGTCTTGACTTGGCTTCTTATCGTGAATTGGAATCCTTCTCACAATTCGGTTCTGACTTGGATGCTGCAACCCAAGCGAAATTAAATCGTGGGCAACGGATCGTTGAAGTCTTAAAACAACCTGTTCATTCACCATTGAAGGTCGAAGAACAAGTAATGATTTTATATGCTTTGACCAACGGTTATTTGGATAAAGTGGCAGTTGATGATATTGCCCGTTACCAAAGTGAATTGTTTGAATTTATTCATGCTAGTCATCAGGACCTCTTTGATACGATTTTGGCAACCAAGAAGTTACCAGAAGCTGATAAGATGAATGGGGCCTTAGATGCGTTTGCAGAACAATTCCAGCCAACCGCTGCCGCTGCGAAGTAG
- the atpH gene encoding ATP synthase F1 subunit delta, with product MSLDNLTIASRYSKALFELAVEKDQTEAFLAELKQLRQVFVDNPQLAEVLSGSLLPVDQKQTTLSTLTDHASEYIKNFIQMLYDYGRMSNLVGIVDAFEARFDESRKIVHAEVTSAVKLSDEQADAIAKAFAKRVGANQVVLSRKVDEAIIGGVIVKSNNQTFDGSVALQLTNLRRALINN from the coding sequence ATGAGTCTTGATAATCTTACAATTGCAAGTCGTTATTCAAAGGCACTCTTTGAACTTGCAGTTGAAAAAGATCAGACCGAAGCATTCCTGGCCGAGTTAAAGCAATTACGGCAAGTCTTTGTCGACAACCCGCAATTGGCAGAGGTCCTCTCAGGATCATTGCTTCCGGTTGATCAAAAACAGACAACGTTGTCAACTTTGACTGACCACGCTTCAGAATACATTAAAAACTTTATTCAAATGTTGTATGATTACGGCCGCATGTCGAACTTAGTTGGCATTGTTGACGCGTTTGAAGCACGTTTCGATGAGAGTCGCAAAATAGTGCATGCCGAAGTAACGTCTGCGGTCAAGTTGTCAGATGAGCAAGCTGATGCAATCGCAAAGGCATTCGCCAAACGCGTTGGTGCCAATCAGGTTGTTTTGTCACGTAAAGTCGATGAAGCAATCATTGGCGGTGTAATTGTGAAGTCAAATAATCAAACGTTTGATGGTAGCGTTGCGTTACAACTAACGAATTTAAGACGAGCACTCATCAACAATTAG
- the atpF gene encoding F0F1 ATP synthase subunit B gives MLSHLIIGASGLYLGDMLFIGISFIVLMALISVVAWKPITKMMADRADKIANDIDSAQKSRQEASDLADQRRDALSHSRAEASEIVADAKKSGEKQRSSIVADAQNEATQYKQNARKDIEQERQDALKNVQSDVADISVAIATKIIKKQLDPEGQQALINSYIEGLGKHES, from the coding sequence ATGCTCTCGCATTTAATTATCGGTGCATCCGGTCTCTACCTTGGTGATATGTTGTTTATCGGGATTAGCTTTATTGTTTTGATGGCATTGATCTCTGTTGTTGCTTGGAAGCCCATCACAAAAATGATGGCTGATCGAGCTGACAAGATTGCGAACGACATTGATTCAGCACAAAAGTCTCGGCAAGAAGCGAGTGACTTAGCTGATCAACGGCGTGATGCGCTATCACACTCTCGCGCTGAAGCGAGTGAAATTGTCGCTGACGCGAAAAAGAGTGGCGAAAAGCAACGGTCAAGTATCGTTGCCGATGCGCAAAACGAAGCAACGCAGTATAAACAAAATGCGCGTAAGGATATTGAACAGGAGCGTCAAGATGCCTTGAAGAACGTCCAATCAGACGTCGCTGACATTTCGGTTGCGATTGCTACGAAGATTATTAAGAAGCAATTGGATCCGGAAGGCCAACAGGCATTAATTAATTCGTATATTGAAGGGTTGGGAAAGCATGAGTCTTGA
- the atpE gene encoding F0F1 ATP synthase subunit C: MGAIAAGIAMFGAALGAGIGNGLVISKMLEGMARQPELSGQLRTNMFIGVGLIESMPIISFVVALMVMNK; this comes from the coding sequence ATGGGAGCAATTGCTGCAGGTATTGCTATGTTTGGTGCCGCTTTAGGTGCTGGTATTGGTAACGGTTTGGTTATTTCTAAGATGCTTGAAGGGATGGCCCGTCAACCAGAATTATCTGGTCAATTACGGACTAACATGTTCATCGGTGTTGGGTTGATCGAATCAATGCCTATCATTTCCTTCGTTGTTGCTTTGATGGTTATGAACAAGTAA
- the atpB gene encoding F0F1 ATP synthase subunit A: MGDPVPTVKFLGLTFNIANDISVIVTCLIVFLFVFLLSRHLTMKPKGGQNVLEWLIEFTNGIVKGSIKGNEASNFGLYAFTLFLFIFIANQLGLFIHVQVGQYTYLKSPTADPIVTLTLSFMTVALAHAAGVRKKGMGGYLKEYTQPFAVFSVINVFEQFTDFLTLGLRLFGNIFAGEMLLTKVADLAKSNGWLSYVYSFPIELLWQGFSVFIGSIQAFVFVTLTSVYISQKVNDEE, encoded by the coding sequence GTGGGTGATCCAGTTCCTACAGTCAAATTCCTTGGACTGACGTTTAATATCGCGAATGACATCTCAGTAATTGTGACTTGTCTGATTGTTTTCTTGTTTGTTTTTTTACTTTCGCGACATTTAACAATGAAGCCCAAGGGTGGACAAAATGTGCTGGAGTGGCTCATCGAGTTCACGAATGGCATTGTCAAAGGGTCGATCAAGGGTAACGAAGCGTCTAACTTCGGTTTGTACGCATTTACATTGTTTCTCTTTATCTTCATCGCTAACCAACTTGGATTGTTCATTCACGTTCAGGTCGGGCAGTATACGTATCTGAAGAGTCCAACCGCCGATCCGATTGTGACTTTGACGTTATCGTTTATGACCGTTGCACTTGCACATGCTGCGGGTGTTCGTAAGAAAGGTATGGGTGGTTATTTGAAAGAATACACACAACCTTTTGCTGTTTTCTCGGTTATTAACGTCTTTGAACAATTTACCGATTTCCTAACTTTAGGTCTTCGGCTGTTCGGGAACATCTTTGCTGGTGAAATGTTACTAACGAAGGTTGCTGATTTGGCAAAGAGCAACGGTTGGTTGAGCTATGTTTACTCATTTCCAATTGAACTCTTATGGCAAGGTTTCTCAGTGTTTATCGGGAGCATTCAAGCGTTCGTGTTCGTAACCTTGACTTCAGTTTATATTTCTCAGAAGGTTAACGACGAGGAATAA